Genomic DNA from Methanosarcina sp. MTP4:
AATGTAAATTCATCCTGTCTAAAAGGATAGTTTTATATACAATATGTATGGTATGTTTGACATGACGATGAATATGAGATTAAGTGGAGAAGTAAAAGAAGACGAAAGAGATTATCGAATTTCAGAAAAAGCCAGTCTTAGAACCTTCCAGATAATATTTATAGTCCAGGGATTTCTGTATGCGACTCTTGCCATTTTGGGCATTCAATTGCCAGCACAGCCGGTAGTAGGAGCACTTTTTGCTATTACAGGAATCTCTTATGCGGGAATCTTTCAGTGGTACAAAAGAATGTAAACATATCTTGTCTAAAAGAATATTTTTATATACAATATGTAATGTATGTTATACATGGTGATAAATATGGACATGAGCTACAATGTTAGGAAAATAATTAGA
This window encodes:
- a CDS encoding DUF2178 domain-containing protein, yielding MTMNMRLSGEVKEDERDYRISEKASLRTFQIIFIVQGFLYATLAILGIQLPAQPVVGALFAITGISYAGIFQWYKRM